Proteins from one Telopea speciosissima isolate NSW1024214 ecotype Mountain lineage chromosome 1, Tspe_v1, whole genome shotgun sequence genomic window:
- the LOC122648827 gene encoding uncharacterized protein LOC122648827 isoform X16, whose translation MSSGSTNEASSEILDLNSEAVPLVEEEVSVVRVAESTVAITLSVDENLVEQALDTQSPAQGTNPEGETAEAGVSGEGRNLLETFAQGSDVCDGSTGAHGVRGSSEEEESADVCLIKESSERVTKKSVDAGGDGKFGGQPDVALTLKLGASDTEGLTDRVEVTEAESSMTITELTFEEIHVASGERAVELENSEVLNSKGDVPEPMDLDEKPYFPEKNQGVEVEGVGGGTEANDVRDTDPSVSLSSPSNCVHNTTLNIGNSDVNPSQDGIQELVAQIAKTPSDQVIRDQSMDLHLTEANADEGAAVTVDTNLATEAIDESKDAVLDKNQEADVQIAGACGYHQGDQRMGSPSPELGASPLVDNQSMGFDVEAIAVGGCNKLDENLTQSQSQSQPIASDSDAVNSVVDLGSCHSTDFEKKVVEEVLNEDERMEVKEIEADATHPGADENLKTVREVLKEDGGIAAKEMGDDVSNPGTDGNQKTVDEVFEEEEGSRVKEMLDDVNCRDRDGDQNTADEVFKDDEGTGVKEIADDVTHLDKDVDKMTADKVDWEAEGTKVREVGDGVTCLGTDGNLKAVDEIFRKDEGTEVKDGNQMILDDALREGEETEAKEIGTDVTHPSSDGDQRNVGEVVKEDEGPRVKEREDDAKCSVSDCLDENLTKNVSRVDSHVNQMLETSEQVTTTLNPGTASVNDNRVFYGLPTEEGDFSVSDLVWGKVKSHPWWPGQIFDPSDASEQAMKYRKKDSLLVAYFGDRTFAWNEASLLKPFRANFSQMEKQTNLESFRKAVDCALDEIARRVELGLACSCTFEEVYAKTGSQMIENPGIREESSRRKGMDESISVSSFEPEMLVEYIRELALFPYGGVDRLELVIAQVQLLAVHRSRGYSCLPTFQLCGSLVENEADSLILAESKHSKAIVDDSAAISENKDQVLSGKVKFKSRDGSFRKRKHTSEDGGHPIKKERSLSELMAGKKVFSSDDGNESVDGKPVSSLLGKKRKAGDSIPDDSVIQNRKRSISLSGAADADSAQPKRSFKVGESICRVASQLTGSSPILKCSGERLRKVAVKVDQNRESSTWDGDAASPRTPEQRRKIVLPTEHSSPEEMLSQLCLAARDPIKGYSFLTTIISFFSEFRNFVCLDHASSWKHKMSSEKVGGKKKKPPNSNMDSTESYSFEDMQDSYWTDRIVQIGPEEQPLDKSQKKRGRPRKKIFMLTNGADDSHQCSPALDIEQQNPYHNAEQPVEISVGSLDANSKDPNSPAALILSFPESDADSIPSEKNLNIIFRHFGPLKESETEVLKTTNCARVVFKRHTDAEVALSSAGKFSIFGPVHVSYRLMYWPPTSAKAPSFAATQLIEYVAPQGIEDVESQGIEDMAPQLIVDVAPQGIEDMAPQSIEDMAPEGIEDMAPQGIEDVESQGIEDMAPQGIEDVAPQGIEDGASEGIEDMVPAGGNEDMAPQGIEDMAPVRGSTS comes from the exons ATGTCGTCTGGCTCCACGAACGAGGCCTCCTCCGAGATCCTCGACTTGAATTCCGAAGCCGTTCCACTCGTCGAGGAGGAAGTTTCTGTGGTAAGGGTTGCAGAATCCACAGTTGCTATCACACTGTCTGTAGATGAAAACCTAGTGGAGCAGGCCTTGGACACTCAGAGCCCTGCTCAGGGTACTAATCCCGAAGGTGAAACAGCCGAGGCTGGGGTATCTGGTGAAGGACGGAATTTGCTTGAAACATTTGCCCAAGGTTCTGATGTTTGTGACGGCAGCACTGGTGCTCATGGGGTCCGTGGAAgttctgaagaagaagaatctgctGATGTTTGTTTGATCAAAGAGAGTTCAGAAAGAGTGACCAAGAAATCTGTAGATGCGGGTGGTGATGGGAAATTTGGAGGTCAACCTGACGTGGCGCTAACGCTGAAACTTGGTGCTTCTGATACCGAAGGACTGACAGACAGGGTTGAAGTTACCGAAGCTGAAAGTTCTATGACGATCACCGAGTTGACTTTCGAGGAAATCCACGTTGCTTCTGGGGAGAGAGCTGTTGAATTGGAAAATTCGGAGGTTTTAAATTCCAAAGGAGATGTACCGGAGCCGATGGATTTGGATGAGAAGCCATATTTTCCGGAGAAAAATCAAGGCGTGGAGGTCGAGGGGGTGGGAGGAGGCACTGAAGCTAATGATGTCAGAGATACGGATCCTTCTGTAAGTCTTAGTTCTCCTTCAAATTGCGTTCATAATACCACTTTAAACATAGGTAATAGTGACGTGAATCCTTCTCAAGATGGGATACAAGAGCTAGTTGCCCAGATAGCTAAAACACCTTCTGATCAGGTAATTAGGGATCAGAGCATGGATTTACACCTCACCGAGGCAAATGCAGACGAGGGGGCTGCTGTTACAGTAGATACAAACCTGGCTACCGAGGCCATTGATGAATCCAAAGATGCAGTGCTGGACAAGAATCAGGAGGCAGATGTTCAAATTGCAGGCGCTTGTGGTTATCATCAAGGGGACCAAAGGATGGGCTCGCCTTCTCCTGAGCTTGGTGCTTCTCCGTTagtggataaccaatccatgggCTTTGACGTTGAAGCCATTGCAGTAGGTGGGTGCAATAAGCTGGATGAGAATCTAactcaatctcaatctcaatctcagcCTATTGCCAGTGATTCTGATGCGGTTAATTCAGTTGTAGATTTGGGTAGCTGTCATAGCACAGATTTTGAAAAGAAGGTTGTAGAGGAGGTTTTGAATGAAGATGAACGAATGGAGGTAAAAGAGATTGAGGCTGATGCTACTCATCCTGGTGCTGATGAAAACCTGAAGACTGTACGTGAG GTTTTGAAGGAAGATGGAGGGATTGCTGCTAAAGAGATGGGAGACGATGTTAGTAATCCTGGGACAGATGGAAACCAGAAGACTGTTGATGAGGTTtttgaggaggaggaaggaagtaGGGTTAAAGAGATGCTAGATGATGTTAACTGTCGGGACAGAGATGGAGACCAGAATACTGCTGATGAAGTTTTCAAAGACGATGAAGGAACTGGGGTTAAAGAGATCGCAGACGATGTCACACATCTGGACAAAGACGTAGACAAGATGACTGCTGATAAGGTTGACTGGGAAGCTGAAGGAACTAAGGTTAGAGAGGTGGGGGATGGTGTTACCTGTCTGGGCACAGATGGAAACCTGAAGGCTGTTGATGAGATTTTCCGGAAAGATGAAGGGACAGAGGTTAAGGATGGGAACCAGATGATCCTCGATGATGCTTTGAGGGAGGGTGAAGAAACTGAGGCTAAAGAGATCGGTACTGATGTCACTCATCCAAGCAGTGATGGAGACCAGAGGAATGTAGGAGAGGTTGTGAAGGAAGATGAAGGACCCAGggttaaagagagagaagatgatgCTAAATGTTCTGTCTCTGACTGCTTAGATGAGAACTTAACAAAAAATGTCAGTAGGGTTGATTCACATGTAAACCAAATGCTAGAAACGTCAGAACAGGTTACAACTACTTTGAATCCTGGAACTGCATCTGTAAATGATAATCGGGTTTTTTATGGCCTGCCAACAGAAGAAGGtgatttttctgtttctgatcTAGTCTGGGGTAAGGTGAAGAGTCATCCCTGGTGGCCTGGGCAGATATTCGATCCTTCGGATGCATCAGAGCAGGCAATGAAATACCGTAAGAAGGACAGCCTTTTGGTTGCATATTTTGGGGATAGAACATTTGCTTGGAATGAAGCATCATTGCTAAAGCCCTTTAGGGCTAATTTCTCACAGATGGAGAAGCAGACTAATCTGGAGTCATTTCGTAAAGCTGTCGATTGTGCATTGGATGAAATTGCGAGACGAGTAGAGCTGGGGCTGGCCTGCTCATGCACATTCGAAGAAGTCTATGCAAAGACTGGATCCCAAATGATTGAGAACCCTGGGATCCGGGAAGAATCAAGTAGGAGAAAGGGCATGGACGAATCCATCAGTGTAAGTTCTTTTGAACCAGAGATGCTTGTTGAGTATATCAGAGAATTAGCACTGTTTCCATATGGTGGAGTTGATAGGCTGGAACTTGTCATAGCTCAGGTGCAATTATTGGCTGTCCATCGTTCAAGGGGGTACTCTTGTTTGCCAACGTTCCAGTTGTGTGGCAGTTTGGTGGAGAATGAAGCTGACAGTTTAATCTTGGCAGAAAGCAAGCATTCAAAAGCAATTGTTGATGATTCTGCAGCTATATCTGAGAATAAAGATCAAGTACTATCTGGGAAAGTTAAATTTAAGAGTCGGGATGGCTCTTTCCGTAAGCGTAAACACACCTCAGAGGATGGTGGACATcctatcaaaaaagaaagaagcttGTCAGAGTTGATGGCTGGGAAAAAGGTTTTCTCATCTGATGATGGAAATGAGTCTGTTGATGGGAAGCCAGTTTCATCGTTGTTGGGAAAAAAGCGTAAAGCTGGTGATTCCATTCCTGATGATTCAGTGattcaaaataggaaaagaagtaTTTCCTTATCAGGAGCTGCTGATGCTGACTCTGCTCAGCCCAAGCGATCTTTCAAAGTTGGTGAATCCATTTGTAGAGTTGCAAGCCAACTGactggatcctctccaatccTTAAGTGTAGCGGTGAACGGCTCCGTAAAGTTGCAGTTAAGGTGGATCAGAACAGAGAAAGTTCTACTTGGGATGGTGATGCTGCATCTCCTAGAACTCCTGAACAAAGGAGAAAGATAGTCCTTCCAACAGAGCACTCGTCCCCAGAAGAGATGCTGTCCCAACTTTGCTTGGCTGCACGGGACCCAATAAAAGGCTATAGTTTCCTGACTACCATAATTAGTTTCTTCTCTGAATTCAGAAATTTTGTCTGCCTTGATCATGCAAGTTCTTGGAAGCACAAAATGTCTTCAGAGAAAGTAGgtggtaaaaagaaaaaaccaccCAACTCTAACATGGACTCCACTGAATCGTATAGTTTTGAGGATATGCAAGATTCTTACTGGACTGACAGGATTGTCCAAATCGGCCCTGAAGAACAACCATTGGACAAATCccagaagaaaagaggaaggcCTAGGAAAAAGATTTTTATGCTGACCAATGGAGCTGATGATTCTCATCAGTGCAGTCCTGCATTGGATATTGAGCAGCAAAATCCTTATCACAATGCTGAACAGCCAGTAGAAATTTCAGTGGGCAGTTTGGATGCAAATTCCAAGGACCCCAATTCACCAGCGGCACTAATATTGAGCTTCCCGGAGTCTGATGCAGATTCTATTCCTTCAGAAAAGAATCTGAATATAATATTTAGACACTTTGGGCCTTTGAAGGAATCTGAAACAGAAGTGCTGAAAACGACTAACTGTGCTAGAGTGGTGTTCAAGAGGCATACTGATGCAGAGGTAGCTCTCAGTAGTGCGGGGAAATTCAGCATTTTTGGACCAGTGCATGTCAGCTACAGGTTGATGTATTGGCCACCAACATCAGCTAAGGCTCCATCCTTTGCTGCAACACAACTCATAGAATATGTGGCACCACAAGGCATAGAAGATGTGGAATCACAAGGCATAGAGGATATGGCACCACAACTCATAGTAGATGTGGCACCACAAGGCATAGAAGATATGGCACCACAAAGCATAGAAGATATGGCACCAGAAG GCATAGAGGATATGGCACCACAAGGCATAGAAGATGTGGAATCACAAGGCATAGAGGATATGGCACCACAAG GCATAGAAGATGTGGCACCACAAGGCATAGAAGATGGGGCATCAGAAGGCATAGAAGATATGGTACCTGCGGGAGGCAACGAAGATATGGCACCACAAGGCATAGAAGATATGGCACCTGTGAGAGGCAGCACATCTTGA
- the LOC122648827 gene encoding uncharacterized protein LOC122648827 isoform X12 yields the protein MSSGSTNEASSEILDLNSEAVPLVEEEVSVVRVAESTVAITLSVDENLVEQALDTQSPAQGTNPEGETAEAGVSGEGRNLLETFAQGSDVCDGSTGAHGVRGSSEEEESADVCLIKESSERVTKKSVDAGGDGKFGGQPDVALTLKLGASDTEGLTDRVEVTEAESSMTITELTFEEIHVASGERAVELENSEVLNSKGDVPEPMDLDEKPYFPEKNQGVEVEGVGGGTEANDVRDTDPSVSLSSPSNCVHNTTLNIGNSDVNPSQDGIQELVAQIAKTPSDQVIRDQSMDLHLTEANADEGAAVTVDTNLATEAIDESKDAVLDKNQEADVQIAGACGYHQGDQRMGSPSPELGASPLVDNQSMGFDVEAIAVGGCNKLDENLTQSQSQSQPIASDSDAVNSVVDLGSCHSTDFEKKVVEEVLNEDERMEVKEIEADATHPGADENLKTVREVLKEDGGIAAKEMGDDVSNPGTDGNQKTVDEVFEEEEGSRVKEMLDDVNCRDRDGDQNTADEVFKDDEGTGVKEIADDVTHLDKDVDKMTADKVDWEAEGTKVREVGDGVTCLGTDGNLKAVDEIFRKDEGTEVKDGNQMILDDALREGEETEAKEIGTDVTHPSSDGDQRNVGEVVKEDEGPRVKEREDDAKCSVSDCLDENLTKNVSRVDSHVNQMLETSEQVTTTLNPGTASVNDNRVFYGLPTEEGDFSVSDLVWGKVKSHPWWPGQIFDPSDASEQAMKYRKKDSLLVAYFGDRTFAWNEASLLKPFRANFSQMEKQTNLESFRKAVDCALDEIARRVELGLACSCTFEEVYAKTGSQMIENPGIREESSRRKGMDESISVSSFEPEMLVEYIRELALFPYGGVDRLELVIAQVQLLAVHRSRGYSCLPTFQLCGSLVENEADSLILAESKHSKAIVDDSAAISENKDQVLSGKVKFKSRDGSFRKRKHTSEDGGHPIKKERSLSELMAGKKVFSSDDGNESVDGKPVSSLLGKKRKAGDSIPDDSVIQNRKRSISLSGAADADSAQPKRSFKVGESICRVASQLTGSSPILKCSGERLRKVAVKVDQNRESSTWDGDAASPRTPEQRRKIVLPTEHSSPEEMLSQLCLAARDPIKGYSFLTTIISFFSEFRNFVCLDHASSWKHKMSSEKVGGKKKKPPNSNMDSTESYSFEDMQDSYWTDRIVQIGPEEQPLDKSQKKRGRPRKKIFMLTNGADDSHQCSPALDIEQQNPYHNAEQPVEISVGSLDANSKDPNSPAALILSFPESDADSIPSEKNLNIIFRHFGPLKESETEVLKTTNCARVVFKRHTDAEVALSSAGKFSIFGPVHVSYRLMYWPPTSAKAPSFAATQLIEYVAPQGIEDVESQGIEDMAPQLIVDVAPQGIEDMAPQSIEDMAPEGIEDMAPQGIEDVESQGIEDMAPQGVEDMESKGIDDMAPQGIEDMASRGIEDVAPQGIEDGASEGIEDMVPAGGNEDMAPQGIEDMAPVRGSTS from the exons ATGTCGTCTGGCTCCACGAACGAGGCCTCCTCCGAGATCCTCGACTTGAATTCCGAAGCCGTTCCACTCGTCGAGGAGGAAGTTTCTGTGGTAAGGGTTGCAGAATCCACAGTTGCTATCACACTGTCTGTAGATGAAAACCTAGTGGAGCAGGCCTTGGACACTCAGAGCCCTGCTCAGGGTACTAATCCCGAAGGTGAAACAGCCGAGGCTGGGGTATCTGGTGAAGGACGGAATTTGCTTGAAACATTTGCCCAAGGTTCTGATGTTTGTGACGGCAGCACTGGTGCTCATGGGGTCCGTGGAAgttctgaagaagaagaatctgctGATGTTTGTTTGATCAAAGAGAGTTCAGAAAGAGTGACCAAGAAATCTGTAGATGCGGGTGGTGATGGGAAATTTGGAGGTCAACCTGACGTGGCGCTAACGCTGAAACTTGGTGCTTCTGATACCGAAGGACTGACAGACAGGGTTGAAGTTACCGAAGCTGAAAGTTCTATGACGATCACCGAGTTGACTTTCGAGGAAATCCACGTTGCTTCTGGGGAGAGAGCTGTTGAATTGGAAAATTCGGAGGTTTTAAATTCCAAAGGAGATGTACCGGAGCCGATGGATTTGGATGAGAAGCCATATTTTCCGGAGAAAAATCAAGGCGTGGAGGTCGAGGGGGTGGGAGGAGGCACTGAAGCTAATGATGTCAGAGATACGGATCCTTCTGTAAGTCTTAGTTCTCCTTCAAATTGCGTTCATAATACCACTTTAAACATAGGTAATAGTGACGTGAATCCTTCTCAAGATGGGATACAAGAGCTAGTTGCCCAGATAGCTAAAACACCTTCTGATCAGGTAATTAGGGATCAGAGCATGGATTTACACCTCACCGAGGCAAATGCAGACGAGGGGGCTGCTGTTACAGTAGATACAAACCTGGCTACCGAGGCCATTGATGAATCCAAAGATGCAGTGCTGGACAAGAATCAGGAGGCAGATGTTCAAATTGCAGGCGCTTGTGGTTATCATCAAGGGGACCAAAGGATGGGCTCGCCTTCTCCTGAGCTTGGTGCTTCTCCGTTagtggataaccaatccatgggCTTTGACGTTGAAGCCATTGCAGTAGGTGGGTGCAATAAGCTGGATGAGAATCTAactcaatctcaatctcaatctcagcCTATTGCCAGTGATTCTGATGCGGTTAATTCAGTTGTAGATTTGGGTAGCTGTCATAGCACAGATTTTGAAAAGAAGGTTGTAGAGGAGGTTTTGAATGAAGATGAACGAATGGAGGTAAAAGAGATTGAGGCTGATGCTACTCATCCTGGTGCTGATGAAAACCTGAAGACTGTACGTGAG GTTTTGAAGGAAGATGGAGGGATTGCTGCTAAAGAGATGGGAGACGATGTTAGTAATCCTGGGACAGATGGAAACCAGAAGACTGTTGATGAGGTTtttgaggaggaggaaggaagtaGGGTTAAAGAGATGCTAGATGATGTTAACTGTCGGGACAGAGATGGAGACCAGAATACTGCTGATGAAGTTTTCAAAGACGATGAAGGAACTGGGGTTAAAGAGATCGCAGACGATGTCACACATCTGGACAAAGACGTAGACAAGATGACTGCTGATAAGGTTGACTGGGAAGCTGAAGGAACTAAGGTTAGAGAGGTGGGGGATGGTGTTACCTGTCTGGGCACAGATGGAAACCTGAAGGCTGTTGATGAGATTTTCCGGAAAGATGAAGGGACAGAGGTTAAGGATGGGAACCAGATGATCCTCGATGATGCTTTGAGGGAGGGTGAAGAAACTGAGGCTAAAGAGATCGGTACTGATGTCACTCATCCAAGCAGTGATGGAGACCAGAGGAATGTAGGAGAGGTTGTGAAGGAAGATGAAGGACCCAGggttaaagagagagaagatgatgCTAAATGTTCTGTCTCTGACTGCTTAGATGAGAACTTAACAAAAAATGTCAGTAGGGTTGATTCACATGTAAACCAAATGCTAGAAACGTCAGAACAGGTTACAACTACTTTGAATCCTGGAACTGCATCTGTAAATGATAATCGGGTTTTTTATGGCCTGCCAACAGAAGAAGGtgatttttctgtttctgatcTAGTCTGGGGTAAGGTGAAGAGTCATCCCTGGTGGCCTGGGCAGATATTCGATCCTTCGGATGCATCAGAGCAGGCAATGAAATACCGTAAGAAGGACAGCCTTTTGGTTGCATATTTTGGGGATAGAACATTTGCTTGGAATGAAGCATCATTGCTAAAGCCCTTTAGGGCTAATTTCTCACAGATGGAGAAGCAGACTAATCTGGAGTCATTTCGTAAAGCTGTCGATTGTGCATTGGATGAAATTGCGAGACGAGTAGAGCTGGGGCTGGCCTGCTCATGCACATTCGAAGAAGTCTATGCAAAGACTGGATCCCAAATGATTGAGAACCCTGGGATCCGGGAAGAATCAAGTAGGAGAAAGGGCATGGACGAATCCATCAGTGTAAGTTCTTTTGAACCAGAGATGCTTGTTGAGTATATCAGAGAATTAGCACTGTTTCCATATGGTGGAGTTGATAGGCTGGAACTTGTCATAGCTCAGGTGCAATTATTGGCTGTCCATCGTTCAAGGGGGTACTCTTGTTTGCCAACGTTCCAGTTGTGTGGCAGTTTGGTGGAGAATGAAGCTGACAGTTTAATCTTGGCAGAAAGCAAGCATTCAAAAGCAATTGTTGATGATTCTGCAGCTATATCTGAGAATAAAGATCAAGTACTATCTGGGAAAGTTAAATTTAAGAGTCGGGATGGCTCTTTCCGTAAGCGTAAACACACCTCAGAGGATGGTGGACATcctatcaaaaaagaaagaagcttGTCAGAGTTGATGGCTGGGAAAAAGGTTTTCTCATCTGATGATGGAAATGAGTCTGTTGATGGGAAGCCAGTTTCATCGTTGTTGGGAAAAAAGCGTAAAGCTGGTGATTCCATTCCTGATGATTCAGTGattcaaaataggaaaagaagtaTTTCCTTATCAGGAGCTGCTGATGCTGACTCTGCTCAGCCCAAGCGATCTTTCAAAGTTGGTGAATCCATTTGTAGAGTTGCAAGCCAACTGactggatcctctccaatccTTAAGTGTAGCGGTGAACGGCTCCGTAAAGTTGCAGTTAAGGTGGATCAGAACAGAGAAAGTTCTACTTGGGATGGTGATGCTGCATCTCCTAGAACTCCTGAACAAAGGAGAAAGATAGTCCTTCCAACAGAGCACTCGTCCCCAGAAGAGATGCTGTCCCAACTTTGCTTGGCTGCACGGGACCCAATAAAAGGCTATAGTTTCCTGACTACCATAATTAGTTTCTTCTCTGAATTCAGAAATTTTGTCTGCCTTGATCATGCAAGTTCTTGGAAGCACAAAATGTCTTCAGAGAAAGTAGgtggtaaaaagaaaaaaccaccCAACTCTAACATGGACTCCACTGAATCGTATAGTTTTGAGGATATGCAAGATTCTTACTGGACTGACAGGATTGTCCAAATCGGCCCTGAAGAACAACCATTGGACAAATCccagaagaaaagaggaaggcCTAGGAAAAAGATTTTTATGCTGACCAATGGAGCTGATGATTCTCATCAGTGCAGTCCTGCATTGGATATTGAGCAGCAAAATCCTTATCACAATGCTGAACAGCCAGTAGAAATTTCAGTGGGCAGTTTGGATGCAAATTCCAAGGACCCCAATTCACCAGCGGCACTAATATTGAGCTTCCCGGAGTCTGATGCAGATTCTATTCCTTCAGAAAAGAATCTGAATATAATATTTAGACACTTTGGGCCTTTGAAGGAATCTGAAACAGAAGTGCTGAAAACGACTAACTGTGCTAGAGTGGTGTTCAAGAGGCATACTGATGCAGAGGTAGCTCTCAGTAGTGCGGGGAAATTCAGCATTTTTGGACCAGTGCATGTCAGCTACAGGTTGATGTATTGGCCACCAACATCAGCTAAGGCTCCATCCTTTGCTGCAACACAACTCATAGAATATGTGGCACCACAAGGCATAGAAGATGTGGAATCACAAGGCATAGAGGATATGGCACCACAACTCATAGTAGATGTGGCACCACAAGGCATAGAAGATATGGCACCACAAAGCATAGAAGATATGGCACCAGAAG GCATAGAGGATATGGCACCACAAGGCATAGAAGATGTGGAATCACAAGGCATAGAGGATATGGCACCACAAGGCGTAGAAGATATGGAATCAAAAGGCATAGATGATATGGCACCACAAGGCATAGAGGATATGGCGTCACGAGGCATAGAAGATGTGGCACCACAAGGCATAGAAGATGGGGCATCAGAAGGCATAGAAGATATGGTACCTGCGGGAGGCAACGAAGATATGGCACCACAAGGCATAGAAGATATGGCACCTGTGAGAGGCAGCACATCTTGA